From Streptomyces sp. TLI_053, a single genomic window includes:
- a CDS encoding YoaK family protein has product MRDPRHGPLVAMLLVLTVVTGLVDAVSYLALGHVFVANMTGNVIFLGFALAGAPGLSARASLAALAAFLAGSLAGGHLARRRPGHRGRLLVLAVALQAALFAGCAVLTAFLGHTAEPVRYTLIGVLGGAMGLQNAVVRALKVPDLTTTVLTMTLTALAADRAGPRRLASAAWMFAGALLGAVLVLHATVPAALTAALALLLAVAALTHRASGHPAAPWTDPDGAR; this is encoded by the coding sequence ATGCGCGACCCCCGGCACGGGCCGCTGGTGGCGATGCTGCTGGTGCTCACCGTGGTCACCGGACTGGTCGACGCCGTGAGCTACCTCGCCCTCGGGCACGTCTTCGTCGCCAACATGACCGGCAATGTGATCTTCCTGGGCTTCGCCCTGGCCGGCGCGCCCGGCCTCTCCGCGCGCGCCTCGCTCGCCGCCCTCGCCGCCTTCCTGGCCGGCTCGCTCGCGGGCGGGCACCTCGCCCGCCGCCGCCCCGGCCACCGGGGCCGGCTGCTGGTGCTCGCCGTGGCGCTCCAGGCGGCGCTGTTCGCCGGCTGCGCCGTCCTCACCGCGTTCCTCGGCCACACCGCCGAACCGGTCCGCTACACCCTGATCGGCGTGCTCGGCGGCGCGATGGGCCTGCAGAACGCGGTGGTGCGCGCGCTCAAGGTGCCGGACCTGACCACCACCGTGCTGACGATGACCCTCACCGCGCTGGCCGCCGACCGGGCGGGCCCGCGCCGTCTCGCCTCGGCCGCCTGGATGTTCGCGGGCGCCCTGCTCGGCGCGGTGCTCGTCCTGCACGCCACCGTCCCGGCCGCCCTCACCGCCGCCCTGGCCCTGCTGCTCGCCGTCGCCGCCCTCACCCACCGCGCCTCCGGCCACCCGGCCGCCCCCTGGACCGACCCGGACGGCGCGCGCTGA